The Cylindrospermum stagnale PCC 7417 genome segment TCAGCGGTAGCCAGGAATATGCTGTAGGTAACGGACGAATCGCTACTCTAGCCTGAAGTTCTTCTATAAAAATGGACTTGTTAAGTTTGAATTTTGGCTGTTCATTTGCCGCAGTGTTACCACTTTCCCCATCCATAGCGGCTAGATGTTTCAGCAGTCCAATGGCATCTAACTGTTTTTGATCTACATATCCGCCATTTTTCACAAATTCCCTAAACTGGGCTAAAACTTGGGGATCTCCTCCTTGTGTTTCCGCATCAGTCACTGCTTGGGCTAAATGTCGTTGAGCGAAAAACTGCCCCTGGGCACAACTGATAATTAAATTAGCCTGAGCCGAATCAATGATGTTTTTGGACAGCGCATGGTTAACTGTAGCGCGGATGTTTACCAAGGCATCAGTCAGGGGTTGATACTGGGACTGAGCGCTGCTATGTAAAATCGCTACTTCATCATCCCCGATATACTGTCCCTCTCGGTAGGCTGTAAAAATAGAGCCAAATCCCTCCATGCCAAACACTTGCAGTTCAGCAGCTCGCAGTGCCCCCATGCTACTGGCACCAAATACCCGCACCCCTGCTTCTAAAGCCCAAAGAATTTCTTTATGCCAAACCGCAGTGCTGCTGTCAAAAAAACCGTCAATAATGCCAATTACGCGGGGTTGCAACCGCAGACAAGCCAGAATATCACCGCAACGGACAGGGGCAAGGTAACGGGCTGGTAAAATTTGACTAGCTTGGGTAAGGGATAGGGTGGGGCCAAGATAGATGAAAATTTGACTAGGTTCCAAAGAATTCGCGTGCATATTAAGCCTTACAAAGACGTAGGGAGATGCATTCCAGGTACAACGACATGCACCACGGGAATGTCAAACTCCGATCGCGTATGATTGACAAAGACGGCTTGGTTAAACCCTTGAGCGCTCAAACAATTGAGAATTTGTTGAATTTCTGCGGCAAAGTTTGAGGTAAGGGCCAACTCAGGCTGAGTTTCAAAATCTATGCGGGTAGCGATCGCTCTTTTGCTGCTAGAATTCAGGGCTGGGCTACCCGGTAACTTGACTTGTCCAAGGGCATAGGTGTCTAAATTAATATCATCCCGACTGCCTGCAATCATCGTCACCCGCGACTGAGCCGCTTCGGTAATCGCTCGTGCTAAGGCAATCTCTTTGGCACTGTGGCATCCCCACCCCAGGGCTGTAGGACGATGATGCCAATTTTCGCGATCGCTAATTAAGCATTTATAGGTAGGTATCCCCACAGTTAAGGTTAAATCAGTAATCACGGCTGTTGCCCCGGCAAGTTGAACTTGATTGAGTAAAGATTGCAACAGCGGAGAGTTGATGCTCTGACTATCAACTAAACAGTTAATTCTTTGCTCTAGGGGGAGGTGCCACCAACGCCATTCGGCTTCGCGCTCAATGACTTCAAACAATCCATGTGCTAGAGCCTCCAGCAAATGGTTTCCTGAGGCTAGTCCATTGCTAGAAGCGCTGAAGAGATGAGTATCACGGTTTTCAGTGGTGGTGTCTAAATCAAGATATGCTTGAGGTACATAAACGGGTTGATTCGTAAATAAATCAGTCCCACAAATCCAATCTAACGGTTTAGTCGGATGATAAAATGGCGATCGCTTACCAGGCTCTAAAACTCTAGGATCAATCGCCTGGTGATTTCGACAAATTTCTTCATATGAGGCAACCATCTCTGGCTCTCTTAAGTTTTCTGCGTGATAAGACTCAACAGATTCCATCACCGCTGAAATCATTGCCAACAGCAGTGAAATTCCCTTGCCTTGAGAACCGGAAAAGCCTTTGCCATTAGGGCGAATTGCTTGAGCAACAGGAATACCAATGCAGTCAAGCCCAGTAATGTCTGCAACACGCGTAATGCCGAAAGCAGGTAGAAGTTTTTGTAGCCGCTCCCAAGTGGAATCGGGTTCTTCAGTCCGAAACGTACCATCAAGATTCAGCTTAGGAGCAGTCAGATTTTGCCACATTCCCTTGTTTCGTTACTCAATCATTACTACAAGTAACACTATATGCTTCACACTTTATCTAATCAGCTAAACCACATCTAGTTTGCATAATATTAAATTTTACATTTCTTGTGGGGTGGGCGTCGCACTACGTGCCGCTACGCTAACGCCCGCCCAAAATATACAAGTTACAGCAGATTGCAGTTAACATGTAAGCACCTCCATTTATTTTCTGGAAGTGCTTTAATCTTTTATTTCTCAGTCAGGCGTTGCATAATAGCAGTATGAATTGAGGCGAATCCTGATGGATTTTCCAAGATGTGGGTCTTCTGATAACCATAAGAACCGAAAAAATTAACATAATCACATTTGTTGTGATTAATGAAAAAACTCGTTTGAGACCCTATTTGGTTCCTATCCATCAGAAAACATTGTGCTACTCTAAAACCGAGCAAATGCTGAGGCA includes the following:
- a CDS encoding YcaO-like family protein, with translation MWQNLTAPKLNLDGTFRTEEPDSTWERLQKLLPAFGITRVADITGLDCIGIPVAQAIRPNGKGFSGSQGKGISLLLAMISAVMESVESYHAENLREPEMVASYEEICRNHQAIDPRVLEPGKRSPFYHPTKPLDWICGTDLFTNQPVYVPQAYLDLDTTTENRDTHLFSASSNGLASGNHLLEALAHGLFEVIEREAEWRWWHLPLEQRINCLVDSQSINSPLLQSLLNQVQLAGATAVITDLTLTVGIPTYKCLISDRENWHHRPTALGWGCHSAKEIALARAITEAAQSRVTMIAGSRDDINLDTYALGQVKLPGSPALNSSSKRAIATRIDFETQPELALTSNFAAEIQQILNCLSAQGFNQAVFVNHTRSEFDIPVVHVVVPGMHLPTSL